CGAACACGTCGGGGCCGCCAGCGTCGCCCACGCGGAGATGGACGTGTTCTTCGCAGTCGGCAAGGTGCGGGACGCGGGGACGCTGACCCTCTACACCAGCCTCGAACCGTGCCTGATGTGCGGCGGCGCGAGCGCTCTGCTCGGTGTGGGCCGGGTCGTGTGGGCGACCGACGACCCCTGGGGCGGGTCGGGCCGCCTCATCGCCTGGAGCAGTCACCCCGCCATGCAGGAAACCGAGGTCGTCCCCACCCCCGACCCTGATCTGGAGCGTGAGGGCGCTCGCCTCTTCGCCCCGGAGGCCAAACGCGCCTTTCCAGAGGAAGGCTGGGCGCTGTGGCGCGAGCGGTACCCAGCGGAGACCGAGGGCGTGGAGTGAGCGTTCTCGTCGTCGGCAGTGTGAATGCGGACGTGACGGTGCGGGCGGAGCGGATTCCGGCCCCCGGAGAGACGGTGCTGGGGGAGGAGGCGCGTGTGTCGCCCGGTGGCAAGGGCGCGAATCAGGCGGTGGCCGCCGCCCTCGCCGGGGCGCGCGTGGTCCTGTGCGGCGCGGTCGGGCGGGACGCCTTC
The sequence above is drawn from the Deinococcus sp. YIM 134068 genome and encodes:
- a CDS encoding nucleoside deaminase, which codes for MTPPDPAHHRPYLEEALRLARESVEAGSAPVGAVLVNAAGEIVARGRNRVGEAQTPEHVGAASVAHAEMDVFFAVGKVRDAGTLTLYTSLEPCLMCGGASALLGVGRVVWATDDPWGGSGRLIAWSSHPAMQETEVVPTPDPDLEREGARLFAPEAKRAFPEEGWALWRERYPAETEGVE